One segment of Candidatus Nitrospira nitrosa DNA contains the following:
- a CDS encoding c-type cytochrome encodes MKFRFPHVPVALSLGLLVACSGGQESEGPIVPPPPAPAEYADKHMPANWWEDAQKLEEGRKLFAGEANPDVNCASCHGKDGKPVKAGATDFRNPERMKLYSDAVWYWRISEGVPNTKMKGWKSKLSDDDRWKLVLYERNFGLPGKFWSVEKSQWVDVGGK; translated from the coding sequence ATGAAATTTCGATTTCCTCATGTCCCGGTCGCTCTGAGTCTGGGATTACTAGTCGCCTGTAGTGGTGGTCAGGAGAGTGAGGGGCCGATAGTGCCTCCACCCCCGGCTCCCGCTGAGTATGCGGATAAACACATGCCGGCGAATTGGTGGGAGGATGCACAGAAGCTGGAAGAGGGACGCAAGCTTTTCGCGGGCGAAGCGAATCCAGATGTCAATTGTGCCAGCTGCCATGGAAAAGATGGGAAGCCGGTCAAGGCAGGGGCTACCGATTTTCGAAACCCTGAACGGATGAAGCTCTATTCTGATGCGGTATGGTATTGGCGGATTTCCGAGGGTGTGCCGAATACGAAGATGAAGGGGTGGAAAAGTAAGCTCTCGGATGATGACCGGTGGAAGCTTGTGTTATATGAGCGAAATTTTGGTCTGCCTGGCAAGTTTTGGAGTGTGGAAAAATCTCAGTGGGTTGATGTGGGCGGTAAGTGA
- a CDS encoding glycosyltransferase 87 family protein — MQLQSIIHWICDLAKTPFFVRLARLGLTIAAVIHGYIISFGRSYHFRDIDIHREIGRRFLTGEYLYANDYCYMYLPTTGIYFAPLLMLERNPSLALRYAVAIGCLVMTVIFFHRMVCGSSVTPPWSRLLIGVGAGALTLQFILNDLDDGGPHLMLLGIIAGAIYAIWVGREWLGAALMGFSIVLKITPALFVLLFLWKRQWRLASYTVLATVLWILLPILYMGPTSWWDHHMEWTRNAVLSVLDRQVEGRQENELQKANLSLRHTMLRYLVTYPPTHRLRLVDESYKPVLDFPGPLANAIVGVAVISIVGLFAWSSRRTFQGPGDSEWGRECAGVLLLALFLSPITWDQHLVWMIPAACIVVAAATKMSGALSRTGYTMLAVYVVLTMVLNYEVVGRVRWEALKSYHHLGFAMLILYGLLLSTKNRGISSKLRSEPILPSSPRIASEI, encoded by the coding sequence ATGCAATTGCAATCGATCATCCATTGGATTTGTGATCTCGCCAAAACTCCGTTCTTTGTCCGACTAGCAAGACTCGGCCTTACCATTGCCGCAGTCATACACGGCTACATTATTTCCTTCGGGCGGTCGTATCACTTCCGTGACATCGATATCCATCGCGAGATCGGACGGCGCTTTCTCACCGGCGAATATCTCTACGCCAATGACTACTGCTACATGTATTTGCCAACCACCGGGATTTATTTTGCTCCACTGCTCATGCTGGAAAGAAATCCAAGTCTGGCCCTGCGGTATGCCGTGGCTATCGGATGTTTAGTCATGACGGTGATATTCTTTCACCGGATGGTGTGTGGATCATCCGTCACGCCACCGTGGAGTCGATTGCTGATAGGAGTCGGCGCAGGTGCATTAACACTCCAGTTCATCTTGAACGATCTTGATGACGGCGGTCCACATCTCATGCTGTTAGGGATTATTGCTGGGGCAATCTATGCGATATGGGTCGGGAGGGAATGGCTGGGCGCTGCCTTGATGGGCTTCAGCATCGTTCTGAAGATTACGCCTGCGCTCTTCGTGCTGCTGTTTCTCTGGAAGCGGCAGTGGCGGCTTGCCTCATACACGGTCCTCGCGACCGTTCTTTGGATTCTGCTGCCCATTCTTTATATGGGGCCGACGAGTTGGTGGGACCATCACATGGAATGGACGAGGAATGCTGTGTTATCGGTACTTGATCGACAGGTGGAGGGGCGGCAGGAAAATGAGCTGCAGAAGGCCAACCTTTCGCTCCGCCATACCATGCTGCGGTATCTTGTGACCTATCCCCCAACTCATCGATTGCGGCTGGTAGATGAGAGTTACAAGCCGGTGTTGGATTTTCCTGGACCGCTGGCGAACGCCATTGTTGGGGTGGCTGTCATCAGTATCGTCGGATTATTCGCCTGGTCTAGTCGGCGAACATTTCAAGGGCCTGGAGATTCGGAATGGGGGCGAGAGTGTGCGGGAGTCCTTCTCTTGGCACTGTTTCTTTCGCCCATCACGTGGGACCAGCATCTCGTCTGGATGATACCGGCGGCCTGTATCGTCGTAGCTGCAGCAACAAAGATGAGCGGAGCGTTGAGCCGAACAGGATACACGATGCTGGCGGTGTATGTGGTCCTGACGATGGTACTGAATTATGAAGTGGTGGGGAGAGTCAGATGGGAAGCCTTAAAAAGTTATCATCACCTCGGTTTTGCCATGCTCATTTTGTATGGTTTGCTTCTCAGTACTAAGAATCGAGGGATTTCCTCTAAGCTTCGGTCAGAACCTATACTTCCTTCCTCTCCTCGAATTGCAAGTGAGATCTAA
- the hpnH gene encoding adenosyl-hopene transferase HpnH codes for MAVPISQMYTVASYVLSNKLKGIKRYPLVLMLEPLFRCNLACAGCGKIQYPDHVLDKRLTPEQCWAAAEECGAPIVAIPGGEPMIHPEIGRIVEGLVAQKRYLYVCTNAILMERKLKEFAPSKYLTFSVHMDGLKKEHDLAVCRDGVYDVAVKAIKEALKLGHRVTTNTTLFDDANPDRVRQFFDEMMSLGVEGMMISPGYSYHKAPDQQHFLKKAKTKELFSKILGQPKGSWKFNQSPLFLDFLMGKKEYQCTPWGNPTYNVFGWQKPCYLLQEGYTKSFRELMETTAWQDYGTSANEKCAECMVHCGYEASAVSDTFGTVSGFARTAKLTLMPTSR; via the coding sequence ATGGCTGTTCCGATTTCCCAGATGTATACCGTGGCAAGTTACGTCCTTTCGAATAAGCTGAAGGGGATCAAGCGATATCCCTTGGTGTTGATGTTGGAACCGCTGTTTCGCTGCAACCTGGCTTGTGCTGGCTGCGGGAAAATCCAATATCCCGACCATGTGCTCGATAAACGATTGACCCCGGAGCAGTGCTGGGCCGCGGCTGAGGAATGTGGTGCGCCGATCGTCGCTATCCCAGGAGGGGAGCCGATGATCCATCCCGAAATCGGACGGATCGTCGAGGGCTTGGTGGCGCAGAAGCGCTATCTCTATGTCTGCACGAATGCGATCTTGATGGAACGCAAACTCAAAGAGTTCGCACCGTCGAAGTATCTGACGTTCAGTGTACATATGGATGGATTGAAGAAGGAGCACGATCTCGCAGTCTGCCGAGATGGGGTCTACGACGTGGCGGTCAAGGCGATCAAGGAAGCGCTGAAGCTGGGCCATCGCGTGACGACGAACACCACGCTGTTCGACGATGCCAACCCGGACCGGGTGCGCCAGTTCTTTGATGAGATGATGTCGCTCGGCGTGGAAGGCATGATGATTTCGCCGGGCTATAGCTATCACAAAGCGCCGGATCAACAACATTTCCTGAAGAAGGCCAAGACAAAGGAGCTGTTCTCGAAGATTCTCGGTCAGCCGAAGGGGTCGTGGAAGTTCAATCAGTCCCCGCTCTTCCTGGATTTTCTGATGGGGAAGAAAGAGTATCAGTGCACGCCCTGGGGGAATCCCACATACAATGTGTTCGGCTGGCAGAAGCCCTGTTACCTCTTGCAGGAAGGGTATACGAAGAGCTTCCGCGAGTTAATGGAGACCACGGCCTGGCAGGACTACGGCACAAGCGCCAACGAGAAATGCGCCGAATGCATGGTCCATTGTGGATATGAGGCTTCGGCGGTAAGTGATACCTTCGGCACCGTGTCAGGCTTTGCGCGCACGGCGAAGTTGACCTTAATGCCGACCTCGCGATAA